From the Daucus carota subsp. sativus chromosome 8, DH1 v3.0, whole genome shotgun sequence genome, one window contains:
- the LOC108198398 gene encoding polygalacturonase: MMTRAIMGYIFATLCLAFFKHSASAAVSSYNVQELGAKADGTTDSTKFFLSAWSLACASNVSAQVYVPSGKYLISNAVVFSGRNCKRTMVMRIDGTIIAPADYNLIANDEIWIKFDNVNGLYISGGTVDAQAAPLWACKASGNSCPTGATSLGFYSSRNIVVSGIASINSQMFHMIVYKCNNTKLQGIKISAPVDSPNTDGIHVQLSTGVSILSSQIGTGDDCVSIGPGTTDTWIESVSCGPGHGISIGSLGWNLQEPGVQNLTVKTVTFRNTENGVRIKTWARSSTGFVNNVLFQHISMGNVKNPILIDQDYCPNQENCPDKVSGVKISNVIYQDIHGTSATPVALRLQCSKSFPCSGIRLQDVELTYNNQSATSSCANAAGEASGVMKPSSCL; encoded by the exons ATGATGACTCGTGCCATAATGGGCTATATTTTTGCCACACTATGCTTGGCCTTTTTCAAGCATTCAGCCTCAGCAGCTGTATCATCTTACAATGTTCAAGAATTGGGAGCAAAAGCTGATGGCACCACAGACTCAACAAAGTTTTTTCTAAGTGCTTGGAGCTTGGCTTGTGCTTCTAATGTTTCAGCCCAAGTGTACGTGCCCTCGGGTAAATACTTGATCAGCAATGCCGTGGTCTTTAGCGGCCGCAACTGTAAAAGGACTATGGTTATGCGTATTGATGGCACGATCATAGCTCCTGCTGATTACAATCTTATAGCCAATGATGAAATCTGGATCAAGTTCGATAATGTTAATGGACTTTATATCTCTGGCGGAACCGTAGACGCTCAGGCTGCGCCTCTGTGGGCTTGCAAAGCCTCGGGGAATAGCTGCCCTACAGGGGCAACG AGTCTTGGGTTCTACAGCTCAAGGAACATTGTTGTGAGTGGAATAGCATCAATAAATAGTCAAATGTTTCATATGATTGTCTATAAGTGCAACAACACAAAGCTACAAGGAATCAAGATTTCAGCGCCTGTTGATAGCCCCAACACCGACGGAATTCACGTACAGTTGTCAACAGGAGTCAGCATACTGAGCTCTCAAATTGGTACCGGAGATGACTGCGTCTCAATTGGACCTGGGACTACTGACACATGGATTGAAAGTGTGTCGTGCGGCCCCGGTCACGGCATtag CATCGGAAGTCTTGGTTGGAATTTGCAAGAACCTGGAGTCCAGAATCTGACAGTTAAAACGGTTACCTTCAGAAATACCGAAAATGGAGTCAGAATTAAGACATGGGCGAGGTCTAGCACAGGGTTTGTTAATAATGTTCTTTTTCAGCACATTTCTATGGGTAATGTCAAAAATCCCATTCTAATTGATCAAGACTATTGTCCTAATCAAGAAAATTGCCCTGATAAG GTTTCGGGTGTGAAGATCAGCAATGTGATATATCAAGATATTCACGGAACATCAGCAACACCAGTTGCATTGAGGTTGCAGTGTAGCAAAAGCTTTCCTTGCAGTGGAATAAGGCTTCAAGACGTTGAGCTAACTTATAACAATCAGTCAGCCACATCATCATGCGCTAATGCTGCAGGAGAAGCATCTGGCGTTATGAAGCCTTCTAGCTGTTTATAG
- the LOC108198877 gene encoding polygalacturonase codes for MTWYLLLIVSFIFLINSSSAARVSINVQRLGARADGKTDVSKILLRAWNSACASRNPAQVYLPRGRYLIRSPIVFSGRNCRKSMAMRIDGTIVASTNYNLIGSAENWIKFERVNGLTVSGGTIDAKGTGLWNCKKSGKRCPNGATTLGFYSSTNVVVSGLTLVNSQMFHMIIYKCNNANIRGIKISARASSPNTDGIHVQLSSGTNIVNSRISTGDDCVSIGPGTTNTWIENVSCGPGHGISIGSLGWDAQEPGVQNLTVKSVTFRNTDNGVRIKTWARSSTGFVRNVLFQHIVMNNVRNPVLIDQDYCPNARNCPSKVSGVRISNVRYQDIRGSSATPVAVQLQCSKKYPCSGIRLQDIALTYRNQAAKASCAYAGGSASGVMKPSSCL; via the exons ATGACTTGGTATCTTCTGCTAATAGTTTCGtttatttttctcataaatTCTTCGTCAGCAGCCAGAGTTTCGATCAATGTGCAGAGGCTCGGAGCCAGAGCTGATGGCAAGACAGATGTGTCAAAGATCCTACTGAGGGCGTGGAATTCAGCTTGCGCGTCGAGAAATCCAGCTCAAGTGTACTTGCCGCGAGGAAGATACTTGATTCGGAGTCCCATAGTGTTCAGTGGCCGCAACTGTAGGAAGAGCATGGCAATGCGGATCGATGGGACTATTGTGGCTTCCACGAATTACAATCTTATCGGAAGCGCGGAGAACTGGATCAAGTTTGAGAGAGTTAATGGACTTACAGTCTCCGGGGGTACCATAGATGCTAAAGGTACTGGTTTGTGGAATTGTAAGAAGTCCGGAAAGCGCTGCCCTAATGGCGCCACG ACTTTGGGATTTTACAGCTCGACGAACGTTGTTGTGAGTGGACTAACGTTAGTTAACAGTCAGATGTTCCACATGATCATCTACAAATGCAACAATGCCAATATACGAGGAATCAAGATCTCAGCACGCGCGAGTAGCCCCAACACAGATGGCATCCACGTTCAGTTATCATCCGGAACGAACATAGTGAACTCTCGGATCAGTACCGGAGATGACTGCGTATCAATTGGACCTGGAACCACGAACACGTGGATTGAAAACGTTTCCTGCGGCCCCGGTCATGGCATTAG CATTGGAAGCTTAGGCTGGGATGCGCAAGAACCTGGAGTACAAAATTTGACAGTGAAATCTGTAACGTTTCGGAACACAGATAACGGTGTGAGAATAAAAACATGGGCGAGGTCCAGCACTGGATTCGTCAGAAATGTTCTTTTCCAGCATATCGTTATGAATAATGTCCGAAACCCTGTTCTTATAGATCAAGACTACTGTCCTAACGCCCGAAATTGCCCAAGCAAG GTTTCGGGAGTGAGGATTAGCAATGTAAGGTATCAGGACATCCGGGGATCATCCGCGACGCCAGTGGCTGTGCAATTGCAGTGCAGTAAGAAATATCCTTGCAGTGGAATAAGGCTACAAGATATAGCGCTTACGTATAGAAATCAAGCAGCGAAAGCGTCGTGTGCCTATGCTGGAGGAAGTGCTTCTGGTGTTATGAAGCCTTCCAGTTGTTTATAG
- the LOC108198948 gene encoding polygalacturonase, giving the protein MISNKPILFISALILIIYSQAQAKPRGVTFDVVQLGAKPDGKTDSSKAFMDAWKAACGSVVSASIYVPPGRFLVNGLFFGDRCENKNNVLFRIDGVLVAPEDFQVTGTAANWIEFREVDGVTISGGILDGQGIGLWDCKLAGESCPPGATTLGFTASKNIRIKGLTSLNSQMFHIVVNGCENVKMDGLEVSAPGNSPNTDGIHVQFSSGVRISNTKISTGDDCISIGAGSTNLWIENVACGPGHGISIGSLGKELNESGVENVTVKTVTFSDTQNGARIKTWGRPSSGFVKNILFQHIIMNNVQNPLVIDQNYCPSKKGCPGQISGVKISDVTYQDIHGTSATDVAVKFDCSKTEPCEGIKLEKVELTYRSRPAEASCTNAAGTESGIVVPSSCL; this is encoded by the exons ATGATTTCAAATAAGCCAATCCTCTTCATTTCGGCACTTATTCTCATCATCTATAGTCAAGCACAAGCAAAACCACGAGGTGTTACATTCGACGTGGTTCAGTTGGGTGCTAAACCTGACGGCAAAACTGACTCGTCGAAGGCTTTTATGGATGCATGGAAGGCAGCTTGTGGTTCTGTTGTGTCGGCCTCGATTTACGTGCCTCCAGGGAGATTTTTGGTTAATGGACTGTTTTTTGGTGACCGATGCGAGAATAAAAATAATGTCTTGTTTCGAATAGATGGAGTTTTGGTGGCTCCGGAAGATTTTCAGGTTACTGGAACTGCGGCAAATTGGATAGAGTTTCGTGAAGTTGATGGTGTGACGATTAGCGGTGGAATCCTTGATGGCCAAGGCATTGGTTTGTGGGATTGCAAGTTGGCCGGGGAAAGTTGTCCTCCTGGTGCCACG ACACTAGGTTTCACGGCCTCAAAGAACATTAGAATCAAAGGGTTAACATCGTTAAACAGCCAGATGTTTCACATTGTTGTCAATGGATGTGAAAACGTCAAAATGGATGGACTCGAGGTCTCGGCCCCTGGAAATAGCCCAAATACTGATGGAATTCATGTTCAATTCTCATCTGGAGTCAGGATTTCAAACACGAAGATCAGCACAGGAGACGATTGCATTTCAATCGGTGCAGGTTCTACTAATTTGTGGATTGAAAATGTTGCGTGTGGTCCTGGCCACGGCATCAG CATTGGGAGTTTGGGAAAAGAGCTTAACGAATCAGGTGTGGAAAATGTGACAGTTAAAACAGTTACATTTTCCGACACACAGAATGGTGCCAGGATCAAAACATGGGGGAGGCCAAGTTCTGGTTTTGTTAAGAATATATTGTTCCAACACATTATTATGAACAATGTACAAAATCCTTTGGTAATTGATCAAAATTACTGCCCAAGTAAGAAGGGTTGCCCTGGTCAG ATTTCGGGGGTGAAAATTAGTGACGTGACGTACCAAGATATTCATGGAACATCAGCAACGGATGTAGCAGTGAAATTTGATTGCAGCAAGACGGAGCCATGTGAAGGTATAAAATTGGAGAAAGTAGAGCTGACATATAGGAGCCGACCAGCTGAAGCGTCTTGTACTAATGCAGCTGGAACTGAATCTGGCATTGTTGTACCATCAAGCTGTTTGTAG
- the LOC108199637 gene encoding type I inositol polyphosphate 5-phosphatase 13-like, which translates to MGAAGAVRRAASKSGNEESKLKTEAVVIASNGMIYSGCTNGLIVQWDANGNRIQEFNHHPCAVLCFCTYGSRIWVGYVSGIVQVLDVDGVLVAGWVAHNGPVIKMVVGNGHVYSLATHGGIRGWSITSPGPLDQIIRPELSKREQIYKRRENIKILVGTWNVGQGKPSHDALMTWLGSAVSDASILVVGLQEVEMGAGFLAMSAAKENMRFHKLS; encoded by the coding sequence ATGGGAGCTGCCGGTGCTGTTCGTAGGGCTGCATCAAAGAGTGGGAACGAAGAGTCGAAGCTGAAAACAGAAGCTGTAGTGATTGCCTCAAATGGAATGATCTATAGTGGATGTACAAATGGCTTAATTGTTCAATGGGATGCAAATGGCAATCGTATACAAGAGTTTAATCACCATCCCTGTGCAGTGCTATGCTTTTGTACCTATGGATCACGCATATGGGTTGGATATGTGAGTGGCATCGTTCAAGTGCTGGATGTTGATGGAGTTTTGGTTGCAGGTTGGGTTGCTCATAACGGCCCTGTTATAAAAATGGTAGTGGGAAATGGTCATGTATATAGTTTAGCTACCCATGGTGGTATACGTGGATGGAGCATTACATCTCCAGGACCTCTTGATCAGATTATAAGACCAGAATTATCCAAGAGAGAACAGATTTATAAAAGAcgagaaaatatcaaaattttagttgGGACATGGAATGTTGGTCAAGGAAAACCTTCACATGATGCACTTATGACTTGGTTAGGTTCTGCAGTATCAGATGCCAGCATTTTGGTTGTTGGTCTGCAAGAAGTGGAGATGGGTGCAGGTTTTTTAGCCATGTCTGCAGCAAAAGAAAACATGAGATTCCACAAGCTCTCTTAA